One genomic window of [Limnothrix rosea] IAM M-220 includes the following:
- a CDS encoding tocopherol cyclase family protein, protein MNFCETPHSGYHWDYRTARFFEGWYFRVSLPELQDNFAFMYSIEDPIGNQPHSGGAVQILGLQDEYLWRTFPKTENFWADGDRLSLGHWRTRPDNLMPKLLAPNVFAATVDEGYQATTTLNQGCIKNPATGEVCRWQYETKPIYGWGMPPTATATWLSFLPIYDPGWQILLAHGLSTGWIEWQGQRYEFTEAPAYSEKNWGKSFPQQWFWLNCNTFEQEPDLALTAGGGIREIFTQTEEVALIGIHHCGKFYEFAPWNAQISWAIAPWGKWQMQAVNHQGFTVELAGHTDLVGQPLRAPTHKGLQFCCRDTLRGELSLTLRSPQETPLIQSTSTLGGLEVGGKPWSTPWHNPPRRQINTF, encoded by the coding sequence ATGAACTTTTGTGAAACACCCCACAGTGGTTACCACTGGGACTACCGAACAGCACGTTTTTTTGAAGGTTGGTACTTTCGAGTAAGCTTGCCGGAATTACAAGATAATTTCGCTTTTATGTATTCCATTGAAGACCCCATTGGCAATCAGCCCCATAGCGGGGGAGCAGTACAAATTTTGGGTTTACAGGATGAGTATTTGTGGCGCACATTTCCTAAAACAGAAAATTTCTGGGCCGATGGTGATCGCCTGAGCTTAGGTCATTGGCGTACCAGACCCGATAACCTGATGCCTAAATTACTAGCACCAAACGTATTTGCTGCCACAGTTGACGAAGGCTACCAGGCGACGACAACCCTAAACCAAGGCTGCATTAAAAATCCTGCCACCGGTGAAGTCTGTCGATGGCAATACGAAACCAAGCCGATTTATGGCTGGGGTATGCCCCCAACAGCCACAGCCACATGGCTTTCTTTTTTGCCGATTTACGATCCCGGTTGGCAAATTCTCCTAGCCCATGGACTCAGTACAGGCTGGATCGAATGGCAAGGTCAGCGGTATGAATTTACAGAGGCCCCAGCCTACAGCGAAAAAAATTGGGGAAAATCCTTTCCACAGCAATGGTTTTGGCTAAACTGTAATACCTTTGAGCAGGAACCTGATTTAGCACTGACCGCAGGAGGAGGAATCCGAGAAATTTTCACCCAAACAGAAGAAGTTGCCCTGATTGGCATTCATCATTGTGGTAAATTTTACGAGTTTGCTCCTTGGAATGCCCAAATATCCTGGGCGATCGCCCCTTGGGGAAAATGGCAAATGCAAGCCGTAAATCATCAGGGTTTTACCGTCGAATTAGCAGGCCATACCGACCTAGTCGGACAACCATTACGAGCACCCACCCATAAAGGACTACAATTTTGCTGTCGCGATACCCTACGCGGTGAGCTTTCCCTAACACTGCGATCGCCCCAAGAAACTCCTTTGATTCAATCAACCAGTACTTTAGGGGGGCTAGAAGTCGGCGGAAAACCTTGGTCAACCCCATGGCACAATCCCCCAAGGAGACAGATAAATACATTTTAA
- a CDS encoding ABC transporter ATP-binding protein — translation MTNLLSIFFEGSTLGIIYVAISLISEGSENLDKIPFATKIVAALNISDQLLFIGMLAIAVVMQTLLAISKYFNNLSVAFLGAKVQPQVIGRVFRQIMSLSFGFASRYKVGDLLYYANNSGGTVNRQIQIANDLLISISFTLVYTFVLVRLSSLLALIAVILALSLIAVQRYVLPRIKQASRQVVQARLKLSERMTENIQALRLVHTFGTQSYAIAQTEGALIETKKALFRRGIFFNLTDPFLDVLPILALASLAAIAYYINPDNETVLPLLLTFLVALQRLSMRLRGISSAATQMIDLSGEMKRLNEILTNEDKEFALIGSQSLGEIRTDLEMRDVCLAYDEELVIDHLDLIIPNNKVTALVGESGAGKSSIVDLIVGLYQPISGDILVNNQSIYEINQSEWRSKIGIVSQDTVVFNMSILDNLRYGAPEATLEDVIEVTKAAQAHKFITELPMGYDTVVGERGYRLSGGQRQRLALARALVKDPEILILDEATSALDSQSEKLIQEALEKFQENRMVIVIAHRLSTIVNADQIVVLERGKVIELGNHEALLEKNGHYARAWNIQTATV, via the coding sequence GTGACCAACTTGTTGAGTATCTTTTTTGAAGGAAGTACCTTAGGGATTATTTATGTTGCAATCTCTTTGATTTCAGAAGGATCAGAAAACCTTGATAAAATACCTTTTGCTACTAAAATTGTTGCAGCTTTAAATATTAGTGATCAACTTCTTTTTATTGGCATGTTAGCAATCGCCGTGGTGATGCAAACCTTACTTGCCATTAGTAAATATTTTAATAATCTTTCCGTTGCCTTCCTTGGCGCAAAGGTTCAGCCACAAGTCATTGGCCGCGTGTTTCGACAAATCATGTCTTTGAGCTTTGGATTTGCCAGCCGCTATAAAGTTGGTGACCTACTCTATTACGCTAATAATTCAGGCGGAACAGTAAACAGACAGATTCAAATTGCTAATGATCTTTTGATCAGTATCTCTTTCACCTTAGTTTATACATTTGTCCTAGTCCGACTTTCTTCACTCCTTGCTCTTATTGCAGTCATCTTGGCTCTAAGTTTAATTGCTGTTCAACGTTATGTTTTACCAAGAATTAAACAGGCTTCTCGGCAGGTTGTTCAAGCTCGACTAAAACTGTCGGAACGTATGACTGAAAATATTCAAGCCCTTAGACTTGTCCATACTTTTGGGACGCAATCCTACGCGATCGCCCAAACAGAAGGGGCATTAATTGAAACGAAAAAAGCTCTATTTAGGCGCGGTATTTTCTTTAATCTCACTGACCCTTTTCTCGATGTTCTCCCCATTCTTGCCCTAGCAAGCTTAGCGGCGATCGCCTATTACATCAACCCAGATAACGAAACCGTTTTACCATTACTGCTAACTTTTTTAGTGGCATTACAAAGACTATCAATGCGTCTTCGAGGCATTTCCTCCGCTGCAACGCAAATGATTGATCTGAGTGGCGAAATGAAACGTCTGAACGAAATTCTTACGAATGAAGATAAAGAATTTGCATTAATTGGTAGTCAATCCCTTGGGGAAATTCGTACAGATTTAGAAATGCGTGACGTTTGTCTTGCCTATGATGAAGAATTAGTAATCGATCACCTTGACCTGATTATTCCTAATAATAAAGTGACAGCTTTAGTCGGTGAGTCTGGCGCAGGAAAATCGTCAATTGTTGATTTAATTGTTGGGTTATATCAACCAATTTCAGGAGATATTTTAGTCAATAATCAAAGTATTTATGAGATTAATCAGTCTGAATGGCGCAGTAAAATTGGTATTGTCAGCCAAGATACGGTTGTCTTTAATATGAGTATTCTTGATAACCTAAGATATGGTGCACCTGAGGCAACTTTAGAAGATGTTATTGAAGTAACAAAAGCTGCCCAAGCCCACAAGTTTATTACTGAGTTACCAATGGGCTATGACACCGTTGTTGGAGAGCGGGGCTATCGGTTATCTGGTGGTCAAAGACAGCGATTAGCCTTGGCGAGGGCTTTAGTAAAAGATCCTGAGATTTTGATTCTTGATGAGGCGACTAGTGCTTTAGATAGTCAATCTGAAAAGCTCATTCAGGAAGCATTGGAAAAGTTTCAAGAAAACCGGATGGTGATTGTGATTGCCCACCGTTTATCGACGATTGTTAATGCGGATCAAATTGTTGTGCTTGAACGGGGCAAAGTCATTGAACTTGGTAACCATGAGGCTTTGCTGGAGAAAAATGGTCATTATGCTAGGGCTTGGAATATCCAAACGGCAACTGTTTAG